A stretch of the Chlorobiota bacterium genome encodes the following:
- a CDS encoding DUF309 domain-containing protein, protein MSNDSKKSFQSQYELGLNEFNSGKFFESHDTLEDLWMEVRGEKRKFFQGLIQISVGMFHYIHGNFTGGENQLVRGIEKLNEYMQSGEEIYLGIDLKSLIKQLSDNRISIRKCIQEGDNPHKYDNLPLIKYSPNKDVEEFFEKNF, encoded by the coding sequence ATGTCAAACGACTCAAAAAAATCGTTTCAATCTCAATATGAATTAGGATTAAATGAGTTTAATTCAGGAAAGTTTTTTGAATCGCACGATACATTAGAAGATTTATGGATGGAAGTTCGTGGTGAAAAAAGAAAATTTTTTCAAGGGTTAATTCAAATTTCTGTAGGAATGTTTCATTACATTCATGGAAATTTTACTGGTGGAGAAAATCAACTTGTGCGTGGTATAGAAAAATTAAATGAATATATGCAAAGTGGTGAAGAAATCTATTTGGGTATTGATTTAAAATCATTAATTAAGCAACTTTCTGATAATAGAATTTCTATAAGGAAATGTATTCAAGAAGGAGATAACCCTCATAAATACGACAATCTTCCCTTAATTAAATACAGTCCAAATAAAGATGTTGAAGAATTTTTTGAAAAAAATTTTTAA
- a CDS encoding 4Fe-4S dicluster domain-containing protein, with translation MAIYITTDCINCGACEPECPNTAIYEGGANWTLGEDTFGQGSEAPSGATNFWSADFFYIVPDKCTECVGFHDEPQCAAVCPVDVCLPDPNLVESREELDLKLEYLNIIDAGRLR, from the coding sequence ATGGCAATTTATATTACAACAGATTGTATTAATTGTGGAGCATGTGAACCTGAATGTCCTAACACTGCAATTTATGAAGGAGGTGCCAATTGGACATTAGGAGAAGATACTTTTGGTCAAGGCTCTGAAGCTCCATCTGGTGCTACTAACTTTTGGTCAGCTGACTTTTTTTATATTGTTCCAGATAAATGTACAGAGTGTGTCGGCTTTCATGATGAACCTCAATGTGCTGCTGTTTGTCCAGTAGATGTATGTCTTCCTGATCCTAATCTTGTAGAGTCTCGTGAAGAATTAGATCTTAAATTAGAGTACTTGAACATAATTGATGCTGGTCGTTTGAGATAA
- a CDS encoding histidine kinase, with translation MPSSKITSLLVDSRGVLWVGTDKGLSLLDKLNGNAINFIGLLNNNFLNGNIVSGIVETSDSNIFVSTHDRGLNKFNWKTGIIKKYKQPILIKKNAIIKSKNEVKNKVKIEVIDDEIRKLSISDISSICLIKNDLFVGSTAGLYKLDIKKNISQKIKFDSTASVASLTSDSSGTLWIGSEKGLFKYNGISTTICSEISLNQKSTLVLSLMTDKNGFIWLGTRGGAGFVKKNDINITTLKIPLSDSNSVVNYIIEGSKVFLGTNNGLNIVNYKLGGIDRINLSNDINNSGRNNVNTICELSNDSLLIGTENGLLNINLNSDKISSLFGMNNDSLNTFITSIFKSDNSILIGTKGKGVWKLDLGNNSLKSFLKSNYKDSNSISSDTIISISKSSLDEYWISSPFQINKTKSNFTTFKKYKFDKKIIGVVCLNDKIFCATTDGLFNYQRENDHFDKINIPASNLKSIYIDNKSTLYLSSETGCIEFETITGNSKLFESLIGNIYYKLNDGSKVLCGLSGNILMMIRGKETIQKNDFDIVITSFQIDSKEIHKELFNKDSIYLSYQDNSFNLEFTGLDFSGKAINFEYQLIGFDKDPIIVSDRRYISYTNIDPGNYQLYIKSIGNSKKFILTIKIESPIWTKWWFRSLIILVVFSLASLFYYLRLKNIRQKKVEAESRALQSELQALRLQMNPHFIFNSLNSIQSYITDNKQELASEYLALFARLIRKILDNSRKQAIPIAKEIETLEIYLTLERVRFDNQFDYKFDIDPNVDVHWLTIPPMLIQPYIENSIKHGLRPKSSGGTIIIGMKMIDEINMLCWIQDNGIGRKKALELKNQRLTSHKSIAMEATKDRLEILNSLRKQKVSVKVIDLYNNNEALGTKVELIIPIE, from the coding sequence TTGCCATCAAGTAAAATAACATCATTATTAGTTGATTCAAGGGGTGTATTATGGGTTGGAACTGATAAAGGTTTGTCATTGTTAGATAAACTAAACGGCAATGCCATTAATTTTATAGGATTGCTCAATAACAACTTTTTAAATGGAAATATAGTATCTGGAATTGTAGAAACTTCAGATAGCAATATTTTTGTTTCTACACATGATAGAGGTTTAAATAAATTTAATTGGAAAACTGGAATAATAAAAAAATACAAACAACCTATTCTAATTAAAAAAAATGCTATTATTAAGTCAAAGAATGAAGTAAAAAATAAAGTTAAAATTGAAGTGATTGATGATGAAATTCGTAAACTATCAATTAGTGATATTTCAAGTATTTGCCTTATTAAAAATGATCTTTTTGTTGGAAGTACAGCTGGGCTTTATAAATTAGATATCAAAAAGAATATTTCACAAAAAATTAAATTCGATTCAACTGCATCAGTTGCTTCATTAACGTCAGATAGTAGTGGTACATTATGGATTGGAAGTGAAAAAGGTTTGTTTAAATATAATGGTATAAGCACAACAATTTGTTCTGAGATTTCTTTAAATCAAAAATCAACTCTAGTGTTATCTTTAATGACTGATAAAAATGGATTTATATGGTTAGGAACAAGAGGTGGTGCAGGTTTTGTAAAAAAGAATGATATTAATATAACTACTCTAAAAATTCCTTTATCAGATTCTAATTCTGTAGTAAATTATATTATAGAAGGATCAAAAGTATTTCTTGGAACAAATAATGGTTTAAATATTGTTAATTATAAATTAGGGGGAATTGATAGAATAAATTTAAGCAATGATATTAATAATAGTGGAAGAAATAATGTAAATACAATATGTGAATTAAGTAATGATTCGCTATTAATTGGAACAGAAAATGGGTTGCTAAATATAAACTTAAATTCTGATAAAATTAGTAGTCTTTTTGGAATGAATAATGATTCACTAAATACATTCATAACTTCAATTTTTAAAAGTGATAATAGTATTTTAATTGGTACAAAAGGTAAAGGTGTTTGGAAATTAGATTTGGGAAATAATAGTTTAAAGAGTTTTCTTAAAAGTAATTATAAAGATTCAAATTCAATTTCAAGTGATACCATAATAAGTATTTCTAAAAGTAGTTTAGACGAATATTGGATTTCATCACCATTCCAAATTAATAAAACTAAAAGTAATTTTACGACTTTTAAGAAATATAAATTTGACAAAAAAATAATAGGAGTAGTTTGCTTAAACGATAAGATATTTTGTGCAACAACAGATGGTTTGTTTAATTATCAGAGAGAGAATGATCATTTTGACAAAATTAATATACCTGCCTCAAACCTCAAATCAATTTATATCGATAATAAGAGTACTTTGTATTTGTCTTCAGAAACTGGATGTATTGAGTTTGAAACAATAACTGGTAATTCAAAATTATTTGAATCTTTAATTGGAAATATCTACTATAAGTTAAATGATGGAAGCAAGGTTTTATGTGGATTGAGTGGAAATATACTCATGATGATAAGGGGTAAGGAAACTATACAAAAAAATGATTTTGATATTGTAATTACAAGTTTTCAAATTGACTCAAAAGAAATTCATAAAGAACTATTTAATAAAGATTCTATTTACTTAAGTTATCAGGATAATTCCTTCAACTTAGAATTTACTGGATTAGATTTTTCGGGGAAAGCAATAAATTTTGAATATCAACTAATTGGGTTTGATAAAGACCCTATAATAGTTTCTGACAGAAGATATATTTCCTATACAAATATTGACCCAGGAAATTATCAACTTTATATTAAATCAATTGGTAATTCTAAAAAATTTATATTGACTATAAAAATCGAATCACCAATTTGGACTAAATGGTGGTTTCGTTCATTAATAATTTTAGTAGTTTTTAGCTTAGCATCACTATTTTATTATTTGAGATTAAAGAATATTAGACAAAAAAAAGTTGAAGCTGAAAGCAGAGCATTACAATCTGAATTACAAGCACTTAGGCTACAAATGAATCCTCACTTTATTTTTAATTCTTTAAACTCAATTCAAAGTTACATTACAGATAATAAACAAGAATTAGCTTCAGAATATTTAGCATTATTTGCAAGACTGATTAGAAAAATACTTGACAACTCAAGGAAACAAGCTATTCCTATTGCTAAGGAGATTGAAACCTTGGAAATATATTTGACTTTAGAAAGGGTTAGATTTGATAATCAATTCGATTATAAATTTGATATAGATCCAAATGTAGATGTTCATTGGTTAACAATACCACCTATGCTAATTCAGCCTTACATAGAGAACTCAATCAAACATGGATTAAGACCAAAGTCTTCAGGAGGAACTATTATTATAGGTATGAAAATGATAGATGAAATTAATATGCTTTGTTGGATACAAGATAATGGTATAGGTAGAAAAAAAGCTTTGGAACTGAAAAATCAAAGATTAACTTCACATAAATCTATTGCTATGGAAGCAACTAAAGACAGGCTTGAGATATTAAATTCATTAAGAAAACAAAAAGTGAGTGTAAAAGTAATTGATTTATACAATAATAATGAAGCATTAGGAACTAAGGTTGAGTTGATAATTCCAATTGAATAA
- the aspS gene encoding aspartate--tRNA ligase, which produces MTYPKRTHFAGTLTKTNIGETVTLNGWVAVRRDLGGLIFADVRDYTGITQVVFSPQYSPQLSELASELRHEYVVAIKGEVRQREQINKNIFTGEIEIYCSELVIINKSEPTPIDVGKRDSTNEELLLKYRYIDLREKKLQDILRMRNNVYQITHKYFAENNFVEVETPILVKSTPEGARDYLVPSRIHHGKFYALPQSPQIYKQILMVSGIDRYVQITKCFRDEDLRADRQPEFTQIDFEMSFVDQEDVLQITEKYIAKVWQEIKGVEMKVPFMRMPYNVAMNRYGSDKPDIRFQMEIQDLTDLFINTEFNVFKKIFEFNGTIRGINFKGGAKYSRKQIDEIIDYAKKYGAGGLIWLKVNEEGFEGSNAKFVSKDESKNLIEKFNATMGDMILIVAEKKQIALNSIGQVRLEIAKREGIINKNENAPLFIIDFPMFEPDENNLPVPVHHAFTSYKKEDEHLLDINPFEVRANCYDLVINGYEIGSGSIRIFDKVTQSKIFDMMGLTIEEANTKFGFLLEAFRYGAPPHGGYGLGLDRMIMLLAGTENIRDVIAFPKTTSASSLMDETPSLVDEDLLKIIGIKLLQK; this is translated from the coding sequence ATGACATATCCAAAAAGAACACATTTTGCAGGAACTTTAACAAAAACAAATATCGGAGAAACAGTAACCCTGAATGGATGGGTTGCAGTTAGACGAGATTTGGGAGGTCTTATTTTTGCAGATGTTCGAGATTACACTGGAATTACTCAAGTTGTTTTTTCACCACAATATTCTCCACAACTAAGTGAATTAGCAAGTGAATTAAGGCATGAATATGTAGTTGCAATAAAAGGCGAAGTAAGGCAAAGAGAACAAATTAATAAAAACATTTTTACAGGAGAAATAGAAATATATTGTTCTGAATTAGTAATCATAAACAAAAGTGAACCAACTCCAATAGATGTTGGAAAAAGAGACTCAACAAATGAAGAACTTCTTTTAAAATATAGATACATAGATTTAAGAGAAAAAAAATTGCAAGATATTTTAAGAATGAGGAACAATGTTTATCAGATAACTCATAAGTACTTTGCAGAAAATAATTTCGTTGAAGTTGAAACACCAATATTAGTCAAATCAACTCCTGAAGGAGCTCGAGATTACTTAGTTCCAAGCAGAATACATCATGGCAAATTTTACGCTTTACCTCAATCGCCACAAATCTACAAACAAATTCTAATGGTTTCTGGTATTGATAGGTACGTCCAAATAACAAAATGCTTCAGAGATGAAGATTTACGTGCTGACAGACAACCAGAATTTACTCAAATAGATTTTGAAATGTCATTTGTAGATCAAGAAGATGTATTACAAATAACTGAAAAATATATTGCCAAAGTATGGCAAGAAATAAAAGGAGTCGAAATGAAAGTACCTTTTATGAGAATGCCATATAATGTAGCAATGAATAGATATGGTTCTGATAAACCTGACATCAGATTCCAAATGGAAATTCAAGACTTGACAGACCTATTTATAAACACTGAGTTTAATGTATTTAAGAAAATATTTGAATTTAATGGAACTATAAGAGGAATTAATTTTAAAGGGGGAGCTAAGTATTCAAGAAAGCAAATTGATGAAATCATAGATTATGCTAAAAAATATGGAGCAGGAGGGTTAATATGGCTAAAAGTTAATGAGGAAGGTTTTGAAGGAAGCAATGCCAAATTTGTTTCAAAAGATGAATCTAAAAATTTAATTGAAAAGTTTAATGCTACAATGGGAGACATGATTCTGATTGTTGCAGAAAAAAAACAAATTGCATTGAATTCTATTGGTCAGGTAAGATTAGAAATTGCAAAAAGGGAAGGGATAATAAACAAAAACGAAAATGCACCATTATTTATAATAGATTTCCCGATGTTTGAACCTGATGAAAATAATCTTCCTGTTCCAGTACATCATGCATTTACCTCATATAAAAAAGAAGATGAACATTTATTGGATATTAATCCTTTTGAAGTTAGAGCAAATTGTTATGATTTGGTAATTAATGGATATGAAATTGGGTCAGGTTCAATTAGAATATTCGATAAAGTAACTCAATCAAAAATTTTCGATATGATGGGTTTGACTATTGAAGAAGCAAATACCAAATTTGGATTTTTATTAGAAGCTTTTAGATATGGAGCACCTCCACATGGTGGTTATGGGTTAGGGTTAGATAGAATGATAATGTTACTTGCAGGGACTGAAAATATTCGAGATGTAATAGCATTCCCTAAAACTACATCTGCTTCTTCATTAATGGATGAAACACCATCGTTAGTTGATGAAGATTTACTTAAAATAATTGGTATAAAATTGTTGCAAAAGTAG
- a CDS encoding DUF3078 domain-containing protein, whose product MKKKFLYSSVLLLFFIKLTLFSQIESIKINSASSDSLLGWKSGGNIGINASSSGQSNWSGGGKPTVNILGLVNVFLNQKLVSSSWENSLSLKYGAQNIDKAGFTKSDDEFSIASKYGVKQTESIYWAALLQFKSQLDVGYKLGSPDLLLSRFLAPANLNLALGIDYKPTSNFSLFASPIGANILFVTDNFLNSEAGDGNNENGKGAFGIDAGKSSKISVGAGLKALYKIELMKNTTWESNLTTFAPYNDITHWQIDWKNNLYLKVNEYINAGLSTQTLYDHNVIVNRDDETKGPETQLKYILSLGLGYNF is encoded by the coding sequence ATGAAAAAAAAATTTCTTTATTCCTCAGTCTTACTCCTATTTTTTATTAAATTGACTTTATTTTCTCAAATTGAAAGTATCAAAATAAACTCTGCTTCATCAGATTCTTTGTTAGGGTGGAAATCTGGTGGTAACATTGGTATCAATGCCTCTTCAAGCGGACAAAGTAATTGGTCAGGAGGTGGCAAACCTACTGTGAATATTTTAGGTTTAGTTAATGTATTTCTTAATCAAAAACTCGTTAGCTCTTCATGGGAAAATAGTTTATCTTTAAAATATGGTGCTCAAAATATTGATAAGGCTGGATTTACTAAAAGTGATGATGAGTTTTCAATTGCTTCAAAGTATGGTGTCAAACAAACAGAATCTATTTATTGGGCAGCTCTACTTCAATTCAAATCACAACTAGATGTTGGTTATAAACTAGGTTCTCCTGATTTGCTTTTATCTAGATTTTTAGCTCCAGCAAATTTAAACTTAGCATTAGGTATAGATTACAAACCTACTTCAAATTTCTCATTGTTTGCTTCTCCTATTGGTGCAAATATTCTTTTTGTAACTGATAATTTTTTGAATAGTGAAGCTGGTGATGGTAACAACGAAAATGGTAAAGGTGCTTTTGGAATTGATGCTGGCAAAAGCTCTAAAATTAGTGTTGGTGCTGGTTTGAAAGCACTTTATAAAATTGAGTTAATGAAAAACACTACTTGGGAAAGTAACTTAACAACTTTTGCTCCTTATAATGATATTACTCATTGGCAGATTGATTGGAAAAATAATTTATATCTAAAAGTTAATGAATATATTAATGCAGGTTTATCTACTCAAACATTGTACGATCATAATGTTATTGTAAATCGAGATGATGAAACTAAAGGACCTGAAACTCAATTAAAATATATTTTATCTTTAGGTTTAGGTTACAATTTTTAA
- a CDS encoding glycine--tRNA ligase, whose amino-acid sequence MAATSLETIVSLCKRRGFVYQSSEIYGGLNGCWDYGPLGVELLRNVKEAWWREMTYRDDVEGIDTSILMHPKVWEASGHLQSFSDPMIDNKISKARYRADHLIEGEIEKLLKKNRTEKANNLQKQLDAAVEPSDFHKIIIDWEIKDPISGTADWTDVRYFNLMFKTFTGPVEDSSATVYMRPETAQGIFVNFNNVLQSTRQKIPFGIAQIGKAFRNEINTKNFLFRTREFEQMEMQFFVKPGEDEKWFEYWKNKRWDWFEKYGMTMNKLKLKPHEKLAHYAKAAMDIEYEFPFGWGEVEGIHNRSDYDLIRHTEFSGKKLEYFDQTINERFTPYVIEVSVGASRSTMAFLVDAYNEEEVNGEKRVVLKFHPKLAPFKAAILPLVNKDGMPEYADKIYRELMQNFKTFYDESGAIGRRYRRQDEIGTPYCITIDGQTLVDGTVTVRDRDSMEQIRINSDHLNKYISEKLS is encoded by the coding sequence ATGGCAGCAACTTCTTTAGAAACTATTGTATCTCTTTGTAAAAGACGTGGATTTGTTTATCAATCATCAGAAATTTATGGTGGATTAAATGGCTGTTGGGATTATGGTCCATTAGGAGTTGAATTGCTTAGAAATGTTAAAGAGGCTTGGTGGCGCGAAATGACTTATCGTGATGATGTTGAAGGGATTGATACTTCAATTCTTATGCATCCCAAAGTATGGGAAGCCTCTGGACATTTGCAAAGTTTTTCTGATCCAATGATTGATAACAAAATTTCAAAAGCTCGTTACCGTGCCGATCACTTAATTGAAGGGGAAATTGAAAAGTTATTAAAAAAAAATAGAACTGAAAAAGCAAACAATCTTCAAAAACAATTAGATGCAGCAGTTGAACCTTCAGATTTCCATAAAATTATTATTGATTGGGAAATTAAAGATCCTATAAGTGGTACTGCCGATTGGACTGATGTTAGGTATTTTAATTTGATGTTTAAAACTTTTACTGGCCCGGTTGAAGATTCTTCTGCAACAGTTTATATGCGTCCCGAAACTGCTCAAGGCATATTTGTAAATTTTAATAATGTTCTCCAATCAACAAGGCAAAAAATTCCATTTGGAATAGCACAAATTGGAAAGGCTTTTAGAAACGAAATCAATACTAAAAACTTTTTGTTCCGAACAAGAGAGTTTGAACAAATGGAGATGCAGTTTTTTGTGAAACCAGGTGAAGATGAAAAATGGTTTGAATATTGGAAAAATAAAAGATGGGATTGGTTTGAAAAGTATGGTATGACAATGAATAAATTAAAATTGAAACCTCACGAAAAATTAGCACATTATGCAAAAGCAGCTATGGATATTGAATATGAATTTCCTTTTGGTTGGGGTGAAGTTGAAGGGATTCACAATCGATCAGATTACGATTTAATAAGACATACAGAGTTTTCAGGTAAAAAATTAGAATATTTTGATCAAACTATAAATGAAAGATTTACACCATACGTAATAGAAGTTTCTGTAGGTGCATCAAGGTCAACAATGGCTTTCCTAGTTGATGCTTACAATGAAGAAGAAGTGAATGGTGAAAAAAGAGTTGTATTAAAATTTCATCCAAAGTTAGCTCCATTTAAAGCTGCAATTCTCCCTTTAGTCAATAAAGATGGAATGCCTGAATATGCTGATAAGATATACAGAGAACTTATGCAAAATTTCAAAACTTTTTATGATGAATCTGGTGCAATTGGAAGACGTTACAGAAGGCAAGATGAAATTGGAACTCCTTATTGCATAACAATTGATGGGCAAACTCTTGTAGATGGCACTGTTACTGTTCGTGATAGAGATTCAATGGAACAAATAAGAATTAATTCAGATCACTTAAATAAATATATTTCTGAAAAACTTTCTTAA
- a CDS encoding DUF2203 domain-containing protein yields the protein MNYNFNIHFTIQEAKAALPDAIRLLKKIQELNKSLTSTGFDIYKHKTFGGSQVNGIASLPKEMQQLIDVYKEFSIKGYILKNVERGLLDFPSIRSNGEEVFLCYLLGEETISYWHGEEGFNGRKDLNEF from the coding sequence ATGAATTATAATTTTAATATTCATTTCACAATTCAAGAGGCAAAGGCTGCATTACCTGACGCTATTAGACTTTTAAAAAAAATTCAAGAGCTTAATAAATCTCTTACTTCAACTGGCTTTGATATTTATAAACATAAAACTTTTGGGGGTTCTCAAGTTAATGGAATTGCAAGTTTACCAAAAGAAATGCAACAACTGATTGATGTTTATAAAGAGTTCTCAATAAAAGGTTATATCCTTAAAAATGTAGAGCGAGGATTACTTGATTTTCCATCTATAAGGTCAAATGGTGAAGAAGTTTTTTTATGTTATCTATTAGGTGAAGAAACAATAAGCTATTGGCATGGTGAAGAAGGTTTCAATGGGAGAAAAGATTTAAATGAATTTTAA
- a CDS encoding dTMP kinase: MLITFEGIDCCGKSTQIKLLCEYFEKMKVDYILLREPGNTPISEQIREMLLQKKYMDMSSLTELLLFSASRAQLVEKIISPALKDNKIVICDRFYDSTVAYQGYGRGINLDDINNINRISTNGLIPDITFLINISVETSFKRSEIRKGESPDRMELSGIEFFNKVANGYLEIANNNPNRFIVIDGESDPEIVFNHLVKHI; the protein is encoded by the coding sequence ATGTTAATCACATTTGAAGGAATAGATTGTTGTGGTAAATCTACTCAGATAAAATTGCTCTGTGAATATTTTGAAAAAATGAAAGTTGATTATATCTTATTAAGAGAACCAGGAAATACACCAATCTCTGAACAGATAAGGGAAATGCTATTACAGAAAAAATATATGGATATGAGTTCATTAACTGAGTTGTTGCTTTTTTCCGCAAGTAGGGCACAGTTAGTTGAAAAAATAATTTCACCAGCTTTAAAGGATAATAAAATCGTAATCTGTGATAGGTTCTATGATTCAACAGTTGCATACCAAGGTTATGGGAGGGGAATTAATCTAGATGATATAAATAATATTAATAGAATTTCCACAAACGGATTAATTCCAGATATAACATTCTTAATTAATATATCAGTTGAAACATCTTTTAAGCGTTCAGAAATTAGAAAGGGTGAATCACCAGATAGAATGGAGCTTAGTGGAATAGAATTTTTTAACAAAGTAGCAAATGGTTATTTAGAAATAGCAAATAATAACCCTAACAGATTTATTGTAATAGATGGGGAATCTGATCCTGAAATAGTATTTAATCATTTAGTAAAACACATATAA
- the folD gene encoding bifunctional methylenetetrahydrofolate dehydrogenase/methenyltetrahydrofolate cyclohydrolase FolD, whose amino-acid sequence MFLIDGKVISKSIEEQIALDTLKLINESGITPGLAVVLVGDDPASTYYVKAKEKACQRLGFKSVKHHLNEDTSQEELLALINTLNLDGSIHGILVQLPLPKQMDEQKVIETISPKKDVDGFHPISVGRMVIGLSSPAPCTPSGVIEMLIHNKIQTKGKEVVIVGRSNIVGKPLANLMLQKREGGDSIVTIAHSAADDLASITKRADILIVAIGKPNFITADMVKDNAIVIDVGINRIEDSSSEKGYRIVGDVDFENVKDKCIAITPVPGGVGLMTIAMLMKNTLRAAKGEFSY is encoded by the coding sequence ATGTTTTTAATAGATGGTAAAGTAATTTCTAAATCAATTGAGGAACAGATTGCATTAGATACTTTAAAATTAATAAATGAAAGCGGAATTACTCCAGGATTAGCTGTAGTGCTAGTTGGGGATGATCCTGCTTCTACTTATTATGTTAAAGCAAAAGAAAAAGCATGCCAAAGGTTAGGGTTCAAATCTGTAAAACATCATTTGAATGAGGATACTTCTCAAGAAGAATTATTAGCTTTAATCAATACTCTAAATTTAGATGGTTCAATTCACGGCATATTAGTTCAACTTCCATTACCTAAGCAAATGGATGAACAAAAGGTGATTGAAACTATTTCACCAAAAAAAGATGTAGATGGTTTTCATCCAATATCTGTTGGTAGAATGGTTATTGGTCTTTCTTCTCCTGCACCTTGCACTCCATCTGGAGTAATTGAAATGTTAATTCATAATAAAATTCAAACTAAAGGTAAAGAAGTTGTAATTGTTGGAAGAAGCAATATAGTTGGTAAGCCACTTGCAAACTTGATGTTACAAAAAAGAGAAGGAGGTGATTCCATTGTTACAATTGCTCATTCAGCAGCAGATGATTTAGCTTCAATTACTAAGCGTGCAGATATTCTTATTGTTGCTATAGGTAAACCAAATTTTATAACTGCCGATATGGTAAAAGATAATGCTATTGTAATTGATGTTGGTATTAACAGAATTGAAGATTCTTCAAGTGAAAAAGGTTATAGAATTGTTGGTGATGTTGATTTTGAAAATGTTAAAGATAAATGTATTGCTATCACTCCTGTCCCTGGTGGCGTTGGGTTGATGACTATTGCTATGCTTATGAAGAATACTCTTAGGGCTGCCAAAGGAGAATTTTCTTATTAA